The following proteins are encoded in a genomic region of Tenacibaculum sp. 190524A05c:
- a CDS encoding acetyl-CoA C-acyltransferase, with translation MKTAYIVKGYRTAVGKSKRGGFRFKRADELAAETIQYMMGKLPEFDVKRIDDVIVGNAMPEGSQGLNMARIISLIGLDSVDVPGVTVNRFCSSGLETIGMAVAKIQSGMAECIIAGGAESMTSVPMTGFKPELNYNIVNAGHEDYYWGMGNTAEAVAQEYNISRADQDEFALNSHLKALKAQSEDRFQDQIVPIEVEETYVDGNGKKATRKFTVTKDEGPRKGSTIEGLQRLRPVFAANGSVTAGNSSQTSDGAAFVMVMSEDMVKELNLEPIARMVSYAAAGVPPRIMGIGPVAAIPKALKQAGLQQNDIDLIELNEAFASQSLAVIRELGLNPDIINVNGGAIALGHPLGCTGAKLSVQLFDEMRKREMKNKYGMVTMCVGTGQGAAGIFEFLN, from the coding sequence ATGAAAACAGCATATATAGTAAAAGGATATAGAACTGCCGTAGGAAAGTCAAAAAGAGGTGGTTTTAGATTTAAAAGAGCAGATGAATTAGCTGCTGAGACAATTCAATACATGATGGGAAAACTTCCTGAGTTTGACGTAAAGCGTATTGATGATGTAATTGTAGGAAATGCAATGCCAGAAGGATCTCAAGGATTAAACATGGCACGTATCATTTCATTAATTGGACTAGATTCTGTTGATGTACCAGGTGTTACTGTAAATCGTTTTTGTTCGTCAGGATTAGAAACTATTGGAATGGCTGTTGCAAAAATTCAATCTGGAATGGCAGAATGTATTATTGCAGGTGGTGCGGAAAGTATGACTTCTGTTCCTATGACAGGTTTCAAACCAGAATTAAACTATAATATTGTTAATGCTGGTCATGAAGATTATTACTGGGGAATGGGAAATACTGCTGAAGCTGTTGCTCAAGAGTATAACATTTCTCGTGCAGATCAAGATGAATTTGCTTTAAATTCTCACTTAAAAGCATTAAAAGCACAATCTGAAGATCGTTTCCAAGATCAAATCGTTCCTATCGAAGTTGAAGAAACTTATGTTGATGGAAACGGTAAAAAAGCAACTCGTAAGTTTACCGTAACTAAAGATGAAGGACCTCGTAAAGGTTCTACAATAGAAGGATTACAAAGATTACGTCCTGTATTTGCTGCAAACGGATCTGTTACTGCAGGTAACTCTTCACAAACTAGTGATGGTGCTGCATTTGTAATGGTAATGAGCGAAGACATGGTTAAAGAATTAAACTTAGAACCAATTGCTAGAATGGTAAGTTATGCTGCTGCTGGTGTACCACCAAGAATTATGGGAATAGGACCAGTTGCTGCAATTCCAAAAGCATTAAAGCAAGCAGGATTACAACAAAATGATATTGACTTAATCGAATTGAACGAAGCATTTGCTTCTCAATCGTTAGCAGTAATAAGAGAGTTAGGATTAAATCCTGATATCATCAACGTAAATGGAGGAGCTATTGCTTTAGGTCACCCGTTAGGTTGTACAGGAGCGAAGTTATCAGTACAGTTATTTGATGAAATGCGCAAGCGTGAAATGAAGAACAAGTACGGTATGGTAACTATGTGTGTAGGTACTGGTCAAGGAGCTGCTGGTATTTTTGAATTTTTAAACTAA
- a CDS encoding LytTR family transcriptional regulator DNA-binding domain-containing protein codes for MKVKLNPSIEHHTLVAIVLMIWAFLFGILARPFEHGYMDLKIWLKVSAIFSIAFFASYFCIAILQNKIYNYIRKWSIVYEACTYIILFFIYTLLTFYLYRSSLINGIYNFNEFFFEISINIIFIVTPIVIVARKYTLKLMVKTEEKNITIKGDNKLDVLKIKPSNLICISNAQNYVEIYYLEGDQLKTKLLRSSLKKLLTDFDFLIQVHRSHLINPDHFQSWKDSNTIELSKIELPVSKSYKNNVLHL; via the coding sequence ATGAAAGTAAAATTAAATCCATCAATTGAACATCACACACTAGTTGCTATTGTTTTAATGATTTGGGCATTCTTATTTGGGATTTTAGCACGTCCATTTGAGCATGGTTACATGGATTTAAAAATTTGGCTAAAAGTAAGTGCAATCTTTAGTATTGCTTTTTTCGCTAGTTATTTTTGTATTGCTATTCTTCAGAATAAAATCTACAACTACATAAGGAAATGGAGCATTGTTTATGAAGCTTGTACGTATATAATTTTGTTCTTCATTTATACACTACTTACCTTCTACCTTTATAGAAGTTCTTTAATAAATGGGATTTATAATTTCAATGAATTCTTTTTCGAAATAAGTATCAACATTATTTTTATTGTTACTCCGATTGTAATCGTTGCTCGCAAATACACGTTGAAACTAATGGTTAAAACAGAAGAAAAGAACATTACCATAAAAGGTGATAATAAATTAGATGTTCTTAAAATTAAACCTTCAAATCTAATTTGTATTTCCAACGCTCAAAATTACGTAGAGATTTATTATCTGGAAGGTGACCAATTAAAAACTAAACTTCTTCGAAGTTCTTTAAAGAAACTTCTGACTGATTTCGACTTTCTAATACAGGTACATCGTTCTCATTTAATTAATCCAGATCACTTTCAATCTTGGAAAGATTCAAATACAATAGAGCTTTCTAAAATAGAATTACCAGTTTCAAAAAGTTATAAAAACAACGTTTTACACCTCTAA
- a CDS encoding Lrp/AsnC family transcriptional regulator: MDAIDRKIVSELQNNAKQNTKEIATKIGLSVTPTYERIKRLEKSGVIKKYVALVDREIIGKQIIAYCQITLFKHQKSLIDEFKQKMFNLSSVMECHHVSGNFDFLIKVAVNDMNSFQVFINEKLSVVEGISTIHSSFVLDSFKESTSYNLG, from the coding sequence ATGGATGCAATTGATAGAAAAATAGTAAGTGAATTACAGAATAATGCAAAGCAAAACACGAAGGAGATTGCTACAAAAATTGGATTGTCAGTTACTCCAACGTATGAAAGAATAAAGAGATTGGAGAAGAGTGGTGTAATTAAGAAATATGTTGCTCTGGTTGATCGTGAAATTATCGGAAAACAAATTATCGCGTATTGTCAAATCACCCTATTTAAACATCAGAAGAGTTTGATAGATGAATTTAAGCAAAAAATGTTTAATCTGTCTTCCGTAATGGAATGCCACCATGTTTCTGGTAATTTTGATTTTTTAATTAAAGTTGCCGTTAACGATATGAATAGTTTTCAAGTTTTCATTAATGAGAAACTTTCAGTTGTTGAGGGAATTTCTACAATTCATAGTTCTTTTGTTTTAGATTCATTTAAAGAATCTACTTCTTATAATTTGGGATAA
- a CDS encoding acyl-CoA dehydrogenase family protein produces the protein MAETLNKDIIRGGQFLVKETKCEDVFTPEDFSEEQTMMRDAVMEFNDREIIPHKTRFEAKDYALTEETMRKAGELGFLGVAVPEAYGGLGMGFVSTMLTCDYISSGTGSFSTAFGAHTGIGTMPITLYGTEEQKQKYVPALAMGERFGAYCLTEPGAGSDANSGKTTAELTEDGKHYKINGQKMWISNAGFAEIFIVFARIEDDKNITGFILEYDKDNPNGVTLGEEEHKLGIRASSTRQVFFNDTLIPVENMLSERGGGFKIAMNALNVGRIKLAAACLDSQRRVITDAVKYANERKQFKTPIAEFGAIKMKLAEMAANAYAGESASYRAAKNIEDRIAIRESEGNSHQEAELKGVEEFAIECSILKVAVSEDIQNCADEGIQIYGGMGFSEETPMEAAWRDARIARIYEGTNEINRMLSVGMLVKKAMKGHVDLLGPATAVGNELMGIPSFDAPDFSELFSEEKDIIARLKKVFLMVAGSAVQKFGPALEQHQQLLTAASNILIEIYMAESTILRTEKNVKRFGEDAQKEQIAMAKLYLYNAVEIITRSGREGIISFAEGDEQRMMLMGLKRFTKYTNYPNVVELRNIIAEKLKAENKYCF, from the coding sequence ATGGCTGAAACATTAAATAAAGATATCATAAGAGGAGGACAGTTTTTAGTAAAAGAAACTAAATGTGAAGATGTATTTACTCCTGAAGATTTTTCTGAAGAGCAAACAATGATGAGAGACGCAGTTATGGAGTTCAATGATCGTGAGATCATTCCTCACAAAACTCGTTTCGAAGCTAAAGATTATGCATTAACAGAAGAAACTATGCGTAAAGCTGGTGAATTAGGATTCTTAGGAGTTGCTGTTCCTGAAGCTTACGGAGGATTAGGAATGGGGTTTGTTTCTACAATGTTAACTTGTGATTATATCTCTAGTGGAACAGGTTCATTTAGTACTGCTTTTGGTGCGCATACAGGAATTGGTACTATGCCAATTACATTATACGGTACTGAAGAACAAAAGCAAAAATATGTACCAGCTTTAGCAATGGGTGAAAGATTTGGAGCTTATTGTTTAACTGAGCCAGGTGCAGGATCTGATGCTAACTCTGGTAAAACTACTGCTGAGTTAACTGAAGATGGTAAACACTATAAAATTAACGGACAAAAAATGTGGATCTCAAATGCAGGATTTGCTGAGATTTTCATCGTTTTTGCTCGTATCGAAGATGATAAAAACATTACTGGATTTATTTTAGAATATGACAAGGACAATCCAAACGGAGTAACTTTAGGTGAAGAAGAGCACAAATTAGGTATTAGAGCTTCTTCTACTCGTCAAGTATTCTTCAATGATACTTTAATTCCAGTTGAAAACATGTTATCTGAGCGTGGTGGTGGATTTAAAATTGCGATGAACGCATTAAACGTTGGTCGTATTAAATTAGCTGCTGCTTGTTTAGATTCTCAAAGAAGAGTTATTACTGATGCAGTAAAATATGCAAACGAGCGTAAGCAGTTTAAAACTCCTATCGCTGAATTCGGAGCTATTAAAATGAAGTTAGCTGAAATGGCTGCTAACGCATACGCTGGAGAATCTGCTTCTTATAGAGCTGCAAAGAATATTGAAGACAGAATCGCTATTCGTGAATCTGAAGGGAATTCTCACCAAGAAGCTGAGTTAAAAGGTGTTGAGGAATTCGCTATCGAATGTTCTATCTTAAAAGTAGCTGTTTCCGAAGATATTCAAAACTGTGCTGACGAAGGTATCCAAATTTATGGAGGTATGGGATTCTCTGAAGAAACTCCAATGGAAGCTGCATGGAGAGATGCTCGTATTGCTCGTATCTATGAAGGAACAAACGAAATTAACCGTATGTTATCTGTAGGTATGTTAGTTAAAAAAGCAATGAAAGGTCATGTTGATTTATTAGGACCTGCAACTGCTGTAGGAAATGAATTAATGGGTATTCCTTCTTTTGACGCTCCAGATTTTTCTGAGTTATTCTCTGAAGAAAAAGATATTATCGCTCGTTTAAAGAAAGTATTCTTAATGGTAGCTGGTTCTGCAGTTCAAAAGTTTGGTCCTGCTTTAGAGCAACACCAACAATTATTAACTGCTGCTTCTAACATTTTAATTGAGATTTATATGGCTGAATCTACAATTTTAAGAACAGAAAAGAACGTAAAGCGTTTTGGTGAAGATGCTCAAAAAGAGCAAATAGCTATGGCTAAATTATACTTATACAATGCTGTTGAAATCATTACTCGTAGTGGTAGAGAAGGAATTATTTCTTTTGCTGAAGGAGATGAGCAACGTATGATGTTAATGGGATTAAAGCGTTTTACTAAGTATACTAACTACCCTAACGTAGTGGAGTTACGTAATATTATCGCAGAAAAGTTAAAAGCAGAAAATAAATACTGCTTCTAA
- a CDS encoding DUF2306 domain-containing protein, with protein MKRLIGIVLINFCLFIGITRPLKYLLADGPIDSLAMKPEEVLNSLTYKIAFYIHIITGGIALLIGWIQFVKRIRTKYPKLHRTIGKIYVGSILISSPFAFYISFFVRGGLPTEIGFTFGSLIWVTATYLGYRAIRKGNLAGHIEYITYSYAGTFAAVTLRLWLPLLISYFGNFNTAYGISVWLSWIPNVLIAYLIIHKKESMLYYYKKYRIEAVLKGTAGIVLVFFMLSYTSVQTWFYKKPSFEGKALERQNNLSNSYFSKEKFIEIEEYLKEESETTSMIVLENGKVVYEYGDISEVYNIKDSKTGIISLLLGKYLKEQDLNTTIESNNINEYYGLLPIEKNAKVKHLLTSTSGVFYLKNERAYYTNRTIRERGKVEPGEYFMFNNWDYNVASYLLEKKSGNSFAKALEDQLAIPLGFEDWNIANQKVIFNKKKSKFGTQEIHISTRDMAKIGQLLLQKGSWNGKQIISKDWIEKTTSTSIPMDTLNSRLGRDTSSPLQQSYGYLWWLFERFYDNPDFEGAFTSWDESGQFITVIPKRNVVVAHKTKLDYLTHTQLSERTKLPSWKYWWILRKLMLNRKSIAEFAKEETLEEVIEFIKTEYNKESEYAISERLINEYALSLAEENKHEDAVKFYELNLQLYPGRGYYTHRIYNYLGQSLFALDRKKEALKAFETSLEWNSDNPTATKMIKELKSYSN; from the coding sequence ATGAAAAGATTAATTGGTATAGTTCTAATCAACTTTTGTCTATTTATAGGTATTACCAGACCCTTAAAGTATCTACTGGCTGATGGACCTATTGATTCACTTGCTATGAAACCCGAAGAAGTACTCAATAGTTTAACTTATAAAATTGCTTTTTACATACACATTATTACTGGGGGAATTGCTTTGTTAATTGGTTGGATTCAATTTGTGAAAAGAATTAGAACAAAATATCCAAAATTGCATCGAACTATCGGAAAAATTTATGTCGGTTCTATTCTAATAAGTAGTCCTTTTGCATTTTACATTAGCTTTTTCGTAAGAGGTGGATTACCTACAGAAATTGGATTCACTTTTGGATCATTAATCTGGGTTACTGCAACCTATTTAGGTTATCGCGCCATTCGAAAAGGCAATTTAGCTGGACATATTGAATATATAACCTATAGCTATGCTGGAACTTTTGCTGCGGTAACTTTACGTTTATGGTTACCTCTACTTATTTCATATTTTGGTAACTTTAACACCGCCTATGGAATATCTGTTTGGTTAAGCTGGATTCCAAATGTCTTAATCGCTTACCTAATAATCCACAAAAAAGAAAGTATGTTATATTATTATAAAAAATATAGAATTGAAGCTGTTCTTAAGGGAACTGCGGGAATCGTTCTTGTATTTTTTATGCTCTCATATACTAGCGTTCAAACTTGGTTTTACAAAAAACCATCGTTCGAAGGAAAAGCTTTAGAAAGACAAAACAATCTTTCAAACTCCTATTTTTCTAAAGAAAAATTTATTGAAATTGAGGAATACCTAAAAGAAGAATCTGAAACTACAAGTATGATAGTTTTGGAAAATGGAAAGGTTGTTTATGAGTATGGTGATATTTCAGAAGTTTACAACATAAAAGATTCTAAAACGGGGATTATAAGTTTACTTCTAGGTAAATATTTAAAAGAACAAGATTTAAATACAACTATTGAAAGTAATAATATAAATGAGTATTATGGATTACTTCCAATTGAAAAAAATGCTAAAGTAAAACATCTACTCACCTCTACATCAGGAGTGTTTTATTTAAAAAATGAGCGAGCATATTATACGAATCGTACAATAAGAGAAAGAGGAAAAGTTGAACCTGGTGAATATTTCATGTTTAACAATTGGGATTATAACGTTGCTAGTTACTTATTAGAAAAAAAATCTGGAAATAGCTTTGCAAAGGCACTCGAAGATCAATTGGCAATTCCACTGGGTTTTGAGGATTGGAATATTGCAAATCAAAAGGTAATTTTCAATAAGAAAAAGTCGAAGTTTGGAACTCAAGAAATTCATATTTCAACAAGAGATATGGCTAAAATCGGACAATTATTACTCCAAAAAGGATCTTGGAATGGCAAACAAATCATATCGAAAGATTGGATTGAAAAAACGACCTCTACCTCTATTCCAATGGATACTTTAAATTCTAGGCTTGGCAGAGATACATCTAGTCCTCTGCAACAATCGTATGGTTATTTATGGTGGCTCTTTGAACGCTTTTATGATAATCCAGATTTTGAAGGAGCTTTTACGTCATGGGATGAATCTGGCCAATTTATTACTGTTATCCCTAAAAGAAATGTTGTTGTAGCTCATAAAACCAAATTAGACTATTTAACTCATACTCAATTATCAGAACGCACAAAACTTCCTTCTTGGAAATACTGGTGGATTCTTAGAAAATTAATGCTCAACAGAAAATCTATTGCAGAATTTGCGAAAGAAGAAACCTTAGAGGAAGTCATTGAGTTTATAAAAACTGAATACAATAAAGAATCTGAATACGCCATTTCTGAAAGACTGATTAACGAATACGCATTATCTCTAGCGGAAGAAAACAAACATGAAGATGCCGTAAAGTTTTATGAATTGAATCTTCAACTTTATCCCGGACGTGGCTATTATACACATAGAATTTATAATTATCTAGGACAAAGTTTATTTGCATTAGACAGAAAAAAAGAAGCGTTAAAAGCGTTTGAAACTTCATTGGAATGGAATTCAGATAACCCAACAGCGACTAAAATGATCAAAGAATTAAAATCATATTCCAATTAA
- a CDS encoding 3-hydroxyacyl-CoA dehydrogenase/enoyl-CoA hydratase family protein yields MSKRRIKKVAIIGSGIMGSGIACHFANIGVDVLLLDIVPRELTDKEKAKGLTLEDKAVRNRLVNDALTASLKSKPSPIYNKKFADRITTGNIDDDLHKIKDVDWVMEVVVERLDIKQSVFEKVEKYRTPGTIISSNTSGIPIKFMNEGRSEDFRKHFAVTHFFNPPRYLKLFEVVPGPDCKQEVTDFLMEYGDKFLGKTSVLAKDTPAFIGNRIGIFGIQSLFHQVKELGLTVEEVDKLTGPVIGRPKSATFRTVDVVGLDTLVHVANGIYENCPNDEAHDLFKLPDFINTMMENKWLGSKTKQGFYKKTVNAEGKKEILTLDLDTMEYRSKKRASFATLELTKTIDKPIDRFKVLVGGKDKAGEFYRKNFAAMFAYVQNRIPEISDELYRIDDAMKAGFGWENGPFEIWDAVGVEKGIELMKAEGKEPAAWVTEMVAKGETAFYTVKDGATYYYDVNEKAQVKKPGQDSFIILDNIRKSNEVFKNSGVVIEDLGDGILNCEFQSKMNTIGGDVLAGLNKAVDLAEKDFEGLVVGNQGANFSVGANIGMIFMMAVEQEYDELNMAIKYFQDTMMRMRYSSIPVIAAPHGMALGGGCELSLHADKVVAAAETYMGLVEFGVGVIPGGGGSKEMALRASDTFRKGDVQLNVLQEYFLTIGMAKVSTSAYEAFDLGLLQQGKDVVVVNRDRQIAEAKKHALLLADAGYTQPVDRKDVLVLGKQALGAFMVATDSMKASKFISEHDQKIANKLAYVMAGGDLSEPTKVSEQYLLDIEREAFLSLTTERKTLERIQHMLKTGKPLRN; encoded by the coding sequence ATGAGCAAAAGAAGAATTAAAAAAGTAGCAATTATTGGATCTGGAATTATGGGATCTGGAATTGCTTGTCACTTTGCGAATATCGGTGTTGACGTATTACTTTTGGATATCGTTCCAAGAGAATTAACGGACAAGGAAAAAGCAAAAGGACTAACTTTAGAAGACAAAGCTGTTCGTAATCGTTTAGTAAACGATGCTTTAACAGCTTCTTTGAAGTCTAAACCATCTCCTATCTACAACAAGAAATTCGCAGATAGAATTACAACTGGTAATATTGATGACGATTTACATAAGATTAAAGATGTAGATTGGGTAATGGAAGTTGTTGTTGAACGTTTAGATATCAAGCAAAGCGTATTTGAAAAGGTAGAAAAATATCGTACTCCAGGTACTATTATTTCTTCTAACACTTCAGGAATTCCTATTAAGTTTATGAACGAAGGTCGTAGTGAAGACTTCAGAAAGCATTTTGCAGTTACTCACTTCTTCAACCCTCCTCGTTACTTAAAATTATTTGAAGTTGTTCCAGGACCAGATTGTAAACAAGAAGTTACTGATTTCTTAATGGAATATGGAGATAAGTTCTTAGGTAAAACTTCAGTTTTAGCAAAGGATACTCCTGCATTTATTGGAAACCGTATTGGTATCTTCGGAATTCAATCTTTATTCCACCAAGTAAAAGAATTAGGTTTAACTGTAGAAGAAGTTGATAAATTAACTGGACCAGTAATCGGTCGTCCAAAATCAGCTACTTTCCGTACTGTAGATGTTGTAGGATTAGATACTTTAGTGCACGTTGCTAATGGTATTTATGAAAACTGTCCTAATGACGAAGCTCACGACTTATTTAAGTTACCAGATTTCATCAATACAATGATGGAAAACAAATGGTTAGGAAGTAAGACTAAACAAGGTTTCTATAAAAAAACTGTAAATGCAGAAGGTAAAAAAGAGATCTTAACTCTTGATTTAGATACGATGGAATATCGTTCTAAGAAAAGAGCCTCTTTCGCTACTTTAGAATTAACGAAAACGATTGACAAACCAATTGATAGATTCAAAGTATTAGTTGGTGGTAAAGATAAAGCGGGTGAATTCTACCGTAAGAACTTTGCAGCAATGTTTGCTTATGTTCAAAATAGAATTCCTGAAATTTCAGATGAACTATACAGAATTGATGATGCCATGAAAGCTGGATTTGGATGGGAAAATGGACCATTCGAAATTTGGGATGCTGTAGGTGTTGAAAAAGGTATCGAATTAATGAAAGCTGAAGGTAAAGAACCTGCTGCTTGGGTAACTGAAATGGTTGCTAAAGGAGAAACTGCTTTCTATACTGTTAAAGACGGTGCTACATATTATTATGATGTAAATGAAAAGGCTCAAGTTAAAAAACCTGGACAAGATTCATTCATTATTTTAGATAACATTAGAAAATCTAACGAAGTATTCAAAAACTCAGGAGTTGTAATTGAAGATTTAGGAGACGGAATCTTAAACTGTGAGTTCCAATCGAAAATGAATACTATCGGTGGAGATGTTTTAGCTGGATTAAACAAAGCAGTTGATTTAGCTGAAAAAGATTTTGAAGGATTAGTAGTAGGAAATCAAGGTGCTAACTTCTCTGTAGGAGCAAACATCGGTATGATTTTCATGATGGCTGTTGAACAAGAGTATGATGAGTTAAACATGGCTATCAAATACTTCCAAGATACAATGATGCGTATGCGTTATTCTTCTATTCCAGTTATTGCTGCACCTCATGGAATGGCTTTAGGTGGAGGATGTGAATTATCATTACACGCGGATAAAGTTGTAGCTGCTGCTGAAACTTACATGGGATTAGTAGAATTTGGTGTTGGAGTTATCCCTGGTGGTGGTGGATCAAAAGAAATGGCTTTAAGAGCGTCTGATACATTCCGTAAAGGTGATGTTCAATTAAACGTTTTACAAGAGTATTTCTTAACTATCGGTATGGCTAAAGTATCTACCTCTGCTTATGAAGCTTTTGATTTAGGTTTATTACAACAAGGAAAAGATGTTGTTGTTGTAAATAGAGATCGTCAAATTGCAGAAGCTAAGAAACATGCATTATTATTAGCTGATGCTGGTTATACACAACCAGTTGACCGTAAAGATGTATTAGTACTTGGTAAACAAGCTTTAGGTGCATTTATGGTAGCTACTGACTCTATGAAAGCAAGTAAGTTTATCTCTGAACACGATCAAAAGATTGCTAACAAACTAGCTTATGTAATGGCTGGTGGAGATTTATCAGAACCAACAAAAGTTTCTGAACAGTATTTATTAGACATTGAGCGTGAAGCGTTCTTAAGTCTAACTACAGAACGTAAAACATTAGAGCGTATTCAGCACATGTTAAAAACTGGTAAACCATTAAGAAACTAA